From the Myxococcota bacterium genome, the window TCGCAGCCATCCATTCACCCCACTTCCAGGCCCTTTGCATCGCCCAATTGCCGGGTCGACTTGAGGTGGAGCGTTGCGCCCCGACTGGAAGTCGGAAGTGGGAACCGGTCCGTGAGCGCGGCCCGGCTCAGCGACCGCCGAGGATCCCCTCGAGCACCCGGTCGACGATCTCGCCGGTGCCCTCGCCGAGCTCCTTGTCGACCTTGCGGCGCAGCTCGCCGCGCTGGGCGTCGGTGGCGTAGGCGGCGGCCAGCTGGGTCGCGGAGTTGGTGGCCAGGCGCACCTTCGGTGACCCCATCTCCCCCTGGATCGAAGCAAGCTCGACCGAACGCTGGCGGGGCGTGTAGCCCTTGCGTGCGCCGAAGGCCTTCGCGAGCTCTGTATCGAGGGCTTCGTAGAACGTGAAGGAGCCGCGCAAATCGAGCGCGAGGTTTTCGAGGGCGATCGGGCCGGTCAGCTCGGCGCCGTACTCGCGATGGATCAGCTCGACGGGCTCGGTGATGATCTCGCCCTTGGCGATACGCAGGACGCCCGAGAGACGTTCGAACTCCTCTCCGTAGAAGCGCTGAAGGTCGCGACCCCCCTGCCCCCGTCCGAGCTCTGCGAGGCGGGAGCCCAGCGGTCCGAGTACCGCTTCGAGCAGCGAGCCCCCGACGATCTTGCCCTTCAGGATCTCGAAGTTCAGCCGCCCGTTCAGCGTATTGGTGAAGCTGCCTTCCCCCGACAGTCGGCCGCGCAGCGTCCCCTTCGAGTCGAGCGGCCCGTGCAACCGGTTGGGCTGGTCCGCCAGTGCGGTGAGGAGCTTGTCGCTGTCGGCCTTCTTGGTTTCGAAGCCGAGCTCGAGGTCACGCGCTCCGAACAGGTCCTTCACCGTGAGCGCCAACGGGATCGCCTGCTCGGCGATCGTCGCGACGAGCCCCTGGGTCGCGAGTGCGTCGCCCTGCAGGTCGATGTCGCCGTTCAGGCGAATCGAGGTGAAGTCGGGCACGGCGACGTCGAGGTCGGCGAGCGACAGCGCCCCTTCGACGCGCGTCGGTTCCGTCTGGAGGGTCAACGCCGGGATCGCGAGCTGCCCTTTGAGGGGGGCGACGCCGAGCGGCGGAACCAGGGATTCCCAGCCGTCCATGCGGAACGCCGGCGCCTGCAGGTTCAGCTGGGTCGAGGGGTGGGTGCGCACGCTTCCCGTCGCTTCGAGATTGCGCAGCACGAGCTTCAGGGCGTCGACGGCGAGATGTCCCGCGTCGTCGGACGCGAGGGTGCCCGACACCACCGCCGGCACTTCCGGGGCCTTGGTGAAGTCGACGCCGTAGCGGAGGTCGGCGTCGGTCAGGTCGACGCGGAAGGGCCCGGTCACGCTGCTCGAGAGGTTCGCGACCTCGAAATCCATCGCGACGGGACCCGCGAGCTGCAGCGGACCGTCCTCGATCGCGGCTTCTTCGATGCGCAGCGTGTCGCTCTTCGCGGACGGATCGCCGGTCTCGCCGGCGAGTGCGACGACACCCGAGAGGCGTCCCGCCCACTCGCCCGTCAATCCCGCGTAGGGAGCGAGGGCGTCGAGGGGCAGCGCATCGAGCTGGACGTCGAGGTCGAGGGGGCCCGACAGTGTCGCATTCCCGTCGATCGAGACGTGACCGCCCTGGACGTCGAAGCCACCCTCGACCGCGATCGGGTCGCCGAAGCCGCCGCCTTCGGCGGTGATGTCGAGGTTCTCGAAGCGGGTCACCGCGGGCGGCGAGAGGGTGCGGTCCTCGAGCTCGATCGTTCCATCGCGCAGCGCGATCCGGCCGATGCCC encodes:
- a CDS encoding AsmA family protein — its product is MKWLARAALGLLALLIVLVAGLAIVLPRFANDDAVRARIEAAARQMVGLELRYETIDFALLPPALHVEAPRLLGEAEGEPDFASADLIDLRVGLWPLLRGQFEVASFVVESLSVHLVRTEDGLVLPTPVAPTPAGKEASDAPSEAEATPDSTPAPEAGIMLGIGRIALRDGTIELEDRTLSPPAVTRFENLDITAEGGGFGDPIAVEGGFDVQGGHVSIDGNATLSGPLDLDVQLDALPLDALAPYAGLTGEWAGRLSGVVALAGETGDPSAKSDTLRIEEAAIEDGPLQLAGPVAMDFEVANLSSSVTGPFRVDLTDADLRYGVDFTKAPEVPAVVSGTLASDDAGHLAVDALKLVLRNLEATGSVRTHPSTQLNLQAPAFRMDGWESLVPPLGVAPLKGQLAIPALTLQTEPTRVEGALSLADLDVAVPDFTSIRLNGDIDLQGDALATQGLVATIAEQAIPLALTVKDLFGARDLELGFETKKADSDKLLTALADQPNRLHGPLDSKGTLRGRLSGEGSFTNTLNGRLNFEILKGKIVGGSLLEAVLGPLGSRLAELGRGQGGRDLQRFYGEEFERLSGVLRIAKGEIITEPVELIHREYGAELTGPIALENLALDLRGSFTFYEALDTELAKAFGARKGYTPRQRSVELASIQGEMGSPKVRLATNSATQLAAAYATDAQRGELRRKVDKELGEGTGEIVDRVLEGILGGR